In Astatotilapia calliptera chromosome 20, fAstCal1.2, whole genome shotgun sequence, one genomic interval encodes:
- the LOC113013906 gene encoding emerin: protein MSSLSDKSAQEISDLLDEYGIKHGPVVESTRNLYEKKLKEAMAKGKRAKPSPDKTYYREEEEEVTYVYRTPTKSEASGDRGAYPRARQEWNERDYQHETSYSNYSKPKPEYNRSSYGNEPDMYDTPSTYRSTYAKSPPMKSGQDVPDAPKSSRLIPLWVQFVFFLAVAVFLYLVFSTMETNETPKGIK from the exons ATGTCTTCCCTGAGTGACAAATCTGCGCAGGAAATCAGCGACCTGCTCGATGAATACGGAATAAAGCACGGACCTGTGGTCG AATCTACGAGAAACCTGTATGAGAAGAAACTGAAAGAGGCCATGGCTAaaggcaaaagagccaaaccaTCACCTGACAAAACCTACTACAGAGAAGAGG agGAGGAAGTCACCTATGTTTACAGGACACCC ACCAAAAGTGAAGCCTCAGGTGACAG GGGGGCTTACCCAAGGGCCAGACAAGAGTGGAATGAGAGAGATTATCAGCACGA GACATCCTACTCGAACTACTCGAAGCCCAAGCCTGAATACAACAGAAGCAGTTATGGTAACGA ACCCGACATGTATGACACTCCGTCCACTTACAGAAGCACCTACGCTAAATCGCCACCCATGAAATCAGGTCAAGATGTTCCAGATGCACCAAAGTCATCACGTCTGATCCCACTGTGGGTTCAGTTTGTGTTCTTCCTGGCTGTGGCAGTCTTCCTCTACTTAGTTTTTTCCACTATGGAGACAAATGAAACCCCCAAAGggataaaatga
- the LOC113013934 gene encoding uncharacterized protein LOC113013934, giving the protein MKIEQEENVIGQPLEEEEEVENIYGDDPEEASSEFPCISLQNLQELTGESDKGEYAEKMKDFSGDEHQEAGESFADYPSDFSSCEYAEYGTKNQESRPDFGPGTSECSSYTQQDAFMEGPVEDITQMDHAEYSDEKEDGYLYSRDLEMDAENLMSMDVAAGDRGSTAATKSDDEEDTSESDYSSSDDDGARRCLQELENNKQPADSQIYGTSRADRADILNWEFDVLNTDSLLTEYLLTTGDMTETTPTGVNQDHPEYISYSEVQSEVLKIKSPSYQGSLDDSFFFDNVEASGISQQGKLEGEDYEEERNWEQEEKRIKAFNDFYGDEENEREGRQIKVQFCAEPLSQVIRYESDSDEESLSSSTDGGREDLSSTESSDEPREPDNTLPMKPACDPPKAQLAESEPDLSNTQTCTEKHKGGSIMKLILKMGVLTGMGLLMFWLATDQGEWLNQVFFF; this is encoded by the exons ATGAAAATCGAACAGGAGGAAAATGTTATCGGACAGCCtcttgaggaggaggaagaggtggaaAACATTTACGGGGATGATCCTGAGGAAGCTAGTTCAGAGTTTCCTTGCATATCCTTGCAAAATCTGCAGGAGCTCACTGGTGAAAGTGATAAAGGGGAATatgcagagaaaatgaaagatttCTCAGGGGATGAGCACCAAGAGGCAGgtgagagctttgcagattaccCCTCAGACTTTTCTTCCTGTGAATATGCAGAAtatgggacaaaaaatcaggaAAGCAGGCCAGATTTTGGGCCCGGTACATCTGAATGCAGTTCATACACGCAGCAGGATGCTTTCATGGAAGGACCTGTGGAAGATATTACACAGATGGACCACGCCGAGTACAGCGATGAGAAGGAAGATGGGTATCTGTACAGCAGAGATCTAGAGATGGATGCTGAGAATCTGATGAGCATGGACGTAGCAGCTGGAGACAGAGGCAGCACAGCCGCGACCAAGTCTGACGATGAAGAAGACACATCTGAGAGCGACTACAGCTCCAGTGATGACGACGGGGCTCGTAGGTGCCTTCAAGAGCTTGAAAACAACAAGCAGCCGGCCGACAGTCAGATATATGGCACGAGCAGAGCAGATCGAGCAGATATCCTCAACTGGGAATTTGATGTATTAAATACTGATAGCCTTCTGACTGAATACCTGTTAACCACAGGAGACATGACAGAAACAACTCCCACAGGTGTTAACCAGGACCACCCAGAATACATCAGCTACTCTGAGGTACAGAGTGAAGTTCTCAAAATTAAAAGCCCCTCCTACCAGGGATCCCTCGATGACAGCTTCTTCTTCGACAATGTTGAGGCCTCTGGCATCTCTCAGCAGGGAAAGCTGGAAGGGGAGGACTATGAAGAAGAAAGGAACTGGGAgcaagaagagaagagaatcAAAGCTTTCAACGATTTTTATGGCGATGAGGAGAATGAAAGAGAAG GGAGGCAGATAAAAGTTCAGTTTTGTGCAGAGCCATTGTCTCAAGTCATTCGCTATGAAAGTGACAG TGATGAAGAGTCACTCAGCAGCTCCACAGACGGCGGGAGGGAGGACCTGAGCTCCACAGAGTCATCGGAT GAACCAAGGGAGCCTGACAACACCCTGCCAATGAAACCTGCTTGTGATCCTCCCAAAGCTCAGCTAGCAGAGAGTGAGCCAGACCTCAGCAACACACAAACctgcacagaaaaacacaag GGTGGCAGCATCATGAAGCTGATACTGAAGATGGGTGTGCTGACCGGAATGGGACTGCTGATGTTCTGGTTGGCTACGGATCAAGGAGAATGGCTCAACcaggttttcttcttttag
- the dnase1l1l gene encoding deoxyribonuclease I-like 1-like isoform X2: protein MALCWPEISLPVTNALKSFGESKANNKKVMGILLKILSRCDLCLIQEVRDSKGEVIQALVKDLNRFDKYNPYSYVESERLGRKAYKEQYVYIYRSNVLKVKEHYQYPKLEGKGTNETDVFSRGPFIIHFHSPTTLVKDFVLIGQHTSPKTAMKELDELYAVFKRIYKKWKTDNVIILGDLNAGCSYITTKGWRAMRLRSDPKFHWLIGDEQDTTVREKTHCAYDRIIVHGPEVVSSVVPASAQPFNFKERFHLTEAEALEVSDHFPVEVDLKANHRYFLRHEL, encoded by the exons ATGGCTCTTTGCTGGCCTGAGATCAGTCTCCCGGTGACAAACGCACTGAAG AGCTTTGGAGAATCCAAGGCAAACAACAAGAAGGTTATGGGGATTCTGCTAAAG ATTCTTTCTCGGTGTGACTTGTGTCTCATTCAGGAGGTCCGAGACTCTAAAGGAGAAGTAATACAAGCTTTGGTTAAGGATCTTAACAG GTTTGACAAATACAACCCCTACTCTTACGTGGAAAGCGAAAGGCTCGGGAGGAAGGCCTATAAGGAGCAATATGTCTACATTTACAG GAGCAATGTGCTGAAGGTCAAAGAGCATTATCAGTACCCTAAACTCGAAGGAAAGGGGACCAATGAAACTGATGTTTTCTCCAGAGGGCCCTTCATCATCCACTTTCACTCCCCCACTACAT tggtgAAGGATTTTGTCCTGATAGGGCAGCACACCAGTCCGAAAACCGCCATGAAGGAGCTCGATGAACTGTACGCTGTCTTCAAAAGGATTTACAAGAAGTGGAAGACAGAT AATGTGATCATCTTAGGTGACTTGAACGCTGGGTGCAGCTACATCACCACCAAAGGATGGAGAGCCATGCGCCTGAGGAGTGACCCCAAATTTCACTGGCTAATCGGAGACGAGCAAGACACCACCGTCAGGGAGAAGACACACTGTGCCTACGACAG GATCATCGTGCACGGACCGGAGGTTGTTTCCAGTGTAGTCCCAGCTTCAGCTCAGCCCTTCAACTTTAAAGAGCGTTTCCATCTAACTGAGGCAGAG GCTCTTGAGGTCAGCGACCATTTTCCTGTAGAAGTTGACCTGAAGGCCAACCACCGCTACTTCCTCCGCCATGAGCTGTAA
- the dnase1l1l gene encoding deoxyribonuclease I-like 1-like isoform X1 — MALCWPEISLPVTNALKSTMRTTGLLFVVGLCLLDVTSSLKICAFNIQSFGESKANNKKVMGILLKILSRCDLCLIQEVRDSKGEVIQALVKDLNRFDKYNPYSYVESERLGRKAYKEQYVYIYRSNVLKVKEHYQYPKLEGKGTNETDVFSRGPFIIHFHSPTTLVKDFVLIGQHTSPKTAMKELDELYAVFKRIYKKWKTDNVIILGDLNAGCSYITTKGWRAMRLRSDPKFHWLIGDEQDTTVREKTHCAYDRIIVHGPEVVSSVVPASAQPFNFKERFHLTEAEALEVSDHFPVEVDLKANHRYFLRHEL, encoded by the exons ATGGCTCTTTGCTGGCCTGAGATCAGTCTCCCGGTGACAAACGCACTGAAG AGCACGATGAGGACCACAGGGCTGCTGTTTGTTGTTGGGCTGTGTTTGCTGGATGTCACGTCGTCCCTTAAAATCTGTGCTTTTAATATTCAGAGCTTTGGAGAATCCAAGGCAAACAACAAGAAGGTTATGGGGATTCTGCTAAAG ATTCTTTCTCGGTGTGACTTGTGTCTCATTCAGGAGGTCCGAGACTCTAAAGGAGAAGTAATACAAGCTTTGGTTAAGGATCTTAACAG GTTTGACAAATACAACCCCTACTCTTACGTGGAAAGCGAAAGGCTCGGGAGGAAGGCCTATAAGGAGCAATATGTCTACATTTACAG GAGCAATGTGCTGAAGGTCAAAGAGCATTATCAGTACCCTAAACTCGAAGGAAAGGGGACCAATGAAACTGATGTTTTCTCCAGAGGGCCCTTCATCATCCACTTTCACTCCCCCACTACAT tggtgAAGGATTTTGTCCTGATAGGGCAGCACACCAGTCCGAAAACCGCCATGAAGGAGCTCGATGAACTGTACGCTGTCTTCAAAAGGATTTACAAGAAGTGGAAGACAGAT AATGTGATCATCTTAGGTGACTTGAACGCTGGGTGCAGCTACATCACCACCAAAGGATGGAGAGCCATGCGCCTGAGGAGTGACCCCAAATTTCACTGGCTAATCGGAGACGAGCAAGACACCACCGTCAGGGAGAAGACACACTGTGCCTACGACAG GATCATCGTGCACGGACCGGAGGTTGTTTCCAGTGTAGTCCCAGCTTCAGCTCAGCCCTTCAACTTTAAAGAGCGTTTCCATCTAACTGAGGCAGAG GCTCTTGAGGTCAGCGACCATTTTCCTGTAGAAGTTGACCTGAAGGCCAACCACCGCTACTTCCTCCGCCATGAGCTGTAA